The proteins below come from a single Crossiella sp. CA-258035 genomic window:
- a CDS encoding OsmC family protein, whose product MTPHAHALFAHRLPAPAAATITQALAGAGLAVHQVEADNTDSTAEELTGLAEHLDGPLLLLGHGLGGTAALQAATRIPAVTAVATLAAPAPAEVAKLGAALLVLHSPTDATVGIEHARRIFLDARHPKSFLALDGADHDLIRPRDAAYAGAMIAAWAARHLPEPAAEPEGHVVVTENGTGAYGQTITVGRHVITADEPRPLGEDSGLSPYDLLLAGLGACTSMTLRMYAERKGWPLERVSVALRHSRVHASDCADCETKDGRLDRIERAIRITGQLDAEQRQRLLEIADRCPVHRTLHSEIIIDTAAY is encoded by the coding sequence GTGACCCCGCACGCCCACGCCCTCTTCGCCCACCGCCTGCCCGCACCGGCCGCCGCCACGATCACCCAGGCGCTGGCCGGCGCCGGCCTCGCCGTGCACCAGGTCGAGGCGGACAACACCGACAGCACCGCCGAGGAGCTGACCGGGCTCGCCGAACACTTGGACGGGCCGCTGCTGCTGCTCGGCCACGGCCTCGGCGGCACCGCCGCGCTCCAGGCGGCCACGCGGATCCCGGCCGTCACCGCGGTGGCCACGCTGGCCGCGCCCGCCCCGGCGGAGGTGGCCAAGCTCGGCGCGGCGCTGCTGGTGCTGCACTCGCCGACCGACGCCACGGTGGGGATCGAGCACGCCCGGCGGATCTTCCTGGATGCCCGGCACCCCAAGTCCTTCCTCGCCCTGGACGGGGCCGACCACGACCTCATCCGGCCGCGCGACGCCGCCTACGCCGGCGCGATGATCGCCGCCTGGGCCGCGCGGCACCTGCCGGAGCCCGCCGCCGAACCCGAGGGCCACGTGGTGGTCACCGAGAACGGCACCGGCGCCTACGGGCAGACCATCACCGTGGGGCGGCACGTCATCACCGCCGACGAGCCGCGCCCGCTGGGCGAGGACAGCGGCCTGTCGCCGTACGACCTGCTGCTGGCCGGGCTGGGCGCGTGCACCTCGATGACGCTGCGGATGTACGCCGAGCGCAAGGGCTGGCCGCTGGAGCGGGTCAGCGTGGCGCTGCGGCACTCCAGGGTGCACGCCAGCGACTGCGCGGACTGCGAGACGAAGGACGGCAGGCTGGACCGGATCGAGCGGGCCATCCGGATCACCGGTCAGCTGGACGCGGAGCAGCGTCAGCGCCTGCTGGAGATCGCTGACCGCTGCCCGGTGCACCGCACGCTGCACTCGGAGATCATCATCGACACGGCGGCCTACTGA
- a CDS encoding cytosine permease, producing the protein MAEDYTLRRVPPAARHGWRTVAVQSFGQAGNIGLLMLGALLGISLGFWPAAGVLVLGLVIQTVALLAMGTMGMREGLATTVLTRWTGLGRYGSAILGLVLACCVTGWFGVLNTVVAQGLHTIVGGPTWVWALIAGAGITAIVMFGFTVMARTAAVTAPAFLALSAYLAVTQLWDRPLAEPAGGMSIPAGVTAVVGVWIIGIVVAPDITRFTRDRADVVRLTVFGTVLGQLLIGLCGIALALAFQTKDVVAIVTAGSGLLGIAVLITATANIQNLNLYVGTLSLANALDTLIGRRPGPRLLTVLLGALGAIASATGILSTVDSLLAVLAGVLPPVVGIATAEYYVVRRWRPLLAESRPSGELPAPPPAWVPSALVIWVVTAAIGLLAPWGVPALNALLPAFALTVLVGWASRARAARRSRLSPARPRSPRC; encoded by the coding sequence GTGGCTGAGGACTACACCCTGCGCCGGGTTCCGCCCGCGGCGCGACACGGTTGGCGGACGGTCGCGGTGCAGTCCTTCGGCCAGGCGGGCAACATCGGCCTGCTGATGCTGGGCGCGCTGCTCGGCATCTCGCTGGGCTTCTGGCCCGCGGCCGGGGTTCTGGTGCTGGGCCTGGTGATCCAGACCGTGGCGCTGCTGGCGATGGGCACCATGGGCATGCGCGAGGGACTGGCCACCACCGTGCTCACCCGGTGGACCGGCCTGGGCCGCTACGGTTCGGCGATCCTCGGGCTGGTGCTGGCCTGCTGCGTCACCGGCTGGTTCGGCGTGCTCAACACCGTTGTGGCGCAAGGACTGCACACCATCGTCGGCGGGCCGACCTGGGTGTGGGCGCTCATCGCCGGCGCCGGGATCACCGCGATCGTGATGTTCGGCTTCACCGTGATGGCCCGCACCGCCGCGGTCACCGCGCCCGCTTTCCTTGCCCTGTCGGCCTATCTGGCCGTGACCCAGCTCTGGGACCGCCCGCTGGCCGAACCGGCCGGGGGCATGTCGATTCCGGCCGGGGTGACCGCGGTGGTCGGCGTGTGGATCATCGGCATCGTGGTGGCCCCCGACATCACCCGGTTCACCCGCGACCGCGCGGATGTGGTGCGGCTGACCGTGTTCGGCACCGTGCTCGGCCAGCTGCTGATCGGCCTGTGCGGGATCGCGCTGGCGCTGGCCTTCCAGACCAAGGACGTGGTCGCCATCGTCACTGCGGGCTCCGGTCTGCTGGGCATCGCGGTGCTGATCACCGCCACCGCCAACATCCAGAACCTCAACCTCTACGTCGGCACCCTCAGCCTGGCCAACGCGCTGGACACCCTGATCGGCCGCCGCCCCGGCCCGCGCCTGCTCACCGTGCTGCTGGGCGCACTCGGCGCGATCGCCTCCGCCACCGGCATTCTGTCCACTGTGGACAGTCTGCTGGCGGTGCTGGCCGGGGTGTTGCCGCCGGTGGTGGGCATCGCCACCGCGGAGTACTACGTGGTGCGCCGCTGGCGACCGCTGCTGGCGGAGTCCCGCCCCAGCGGCGAACTGCCCGCGCCGCCACCGGCCTGGGTGCCCAGCGCACTGGTGATCTGGGTGGTCACCGCGGCGATCGGCCTGCTCGCGCCGTGGGGCGTGCCCGCGCTCAACGCGCTGCTGCCCGCCTTCGCGCTCACCGTGCTGGTGGGCTGGGCGAGCCGAGCGCGAGCAGCCCGGCGGAGCCGTCTCAGCCCAGCGCGGCCACGATCTCCTCGGTGCTGA
- a CDS encoding tetratricopeptide repeat protein yields the protein MTVEFLVLGGVEARAGGRLLDLGPARQRRVLAALLVNANQAVTADQLIERVWGERPPQRAGGTLRSYLTRLRQVLDETGQVRIQRQSGGYVLTVDEESVDLHRFRRLVAAARASAEDTERLALFEQAFQLCRDEPFAGFDTPWFDQVRAGFERVRVAAELDHVEVALRCGKHLDLLPRLTAWAGQRPLDERLAGQLMVALYRSGRQAEALQTFHRVRTALVEEMGIEPGADLRALHQRMLAGDSALAAPAPEAAAPAWRLLPRDIDDFTGRDEELRRVLDRLPAVPGASSAVVITAIDGMAGIGKTALAVRAAHQIADRYPDAQLFLDLHAHTEDQQPTEPAAALHTLLRSMGVPGEKIPHELQARAGLWRRHLAGKRALVVLDNAASAAQVRPLLPGNPECLVLITSRHRLTDLEAAHILSLDVLPDGDATALFARIAGSERATAEPAAVAEVVALCGALPLAIRIAAARLRSRPSWTVEHLAARLRDERRRLGELTAGDVGVAAAFALSYQQLSPARQRLFRLLGLHPGAEFDAWAATALTDGDPEEVEQGLEDLVDVHLLQQPAPGRYRFHDLCRAHARQLLTCGEPEAERQAALERLCEFYRHSTAAAMNTLVPVDKHLRTDSPAPDRPGPELGTRALAGVWLERERGNLITTAIHCAPEHAAYLSAALQHYLNFRGYYDDGHALHSKVIAHARASGDEALEGQAQYRLGYVYWWQGRYPLALEHLTKALVLAESAGLVGVQGYAQAGLGFTHRRLGRHEQALRHFQHALAAAEQAGDVSLQGHVLTGLGHTYPALGRAEEALTHLRRAVALAEETGDRQVEIGARIGLGAGYRGLGRRGDALAELRLALAAAEDTGDRGLRGYALRNLGDVCFDTGELADAREHYQQALTLAREIASPGHESEALLGLGQTALRGGLFELALDYARRSEALAAEVGDAYQRACAHRCLARIQQGLDRPADAHRHWRQALALFAELGMREAEEVRGELAKLDAERAE from the coding sequence GTGACGGTCGAGTTCCTGGTGCTGGGCGGGGTCGAGGCGCGGGCAGGCGGGCGGCTGCTCGACCTGGGGCCTGCCCGGCAGCGGCGGGTGCTGGCCGCGTTGCTGGTCAACGCCAACCAGGCGGTCACCGCCGACCAGCTGATCGAGCGGGTCTGGGGTGAGCGGCCGCCGCAGCGGGCGGGCGGCACCCTGCGCAGCTACCTCACCCGGCTGCGGCAGGTCCTGGACGAGACCGGGCAGGTGCGGATCCAGCGGCAGTCCGGCGGCTACGTGCTCACCGTGGACGAGGAGTCCGTGGACCTGCACCGCTTCCGGCGGCTGGTCGCGGCGGCCAGGGCCAGTGCCGAGGACACAGAGCGGCTGGCGCTGTTCGAGCAGGCCTTCCAGCTGTGCCGGGACGAGCCGTTCGCCGGGTTCGACACGCCGTGGTTCGACCAGGTGCGGGCCGGGTTCGAGCGGGTGCGGGTGGCCGCGGAGCTGGACCACGTGGAGGTGGCGCTGCGCTGCGGCAAGCACCTCGACCTGCTGCCCAGGCTGACCGCGTGGGCCGGGCAGCGGCCGCTGGACGAGCGGCTGGCCGGTCAGCTGATGGTGGCGCTCTACCGGAGTGGGCGGCAGGCCGAGGCGTTGCAGACCTTCCACCGGGTGCGCACCGCGCTGGTCGAGGAGATGGGCATCGAGCCCGGCGCGGACCTGCGCGCGCTGCACCAGCGGATGCTGGCCGGGGACAGCGCGCTGGCCGCGCCCGCGCCCGAGGCGGCCGCGCCCGCGTGGCGGTTGCTGCCCAGGGACATCGACGACTTCACCGGCCGGGACGAGGAGCTGCGGCGGGTGCTGGACCGGCTGCCCGCGGTGCCGGGGGCCAGCAGCGCGGTGGTGATCACCGCGATCGACGGGATGGCCGGGATCGGCAAGACCGCGCTGGCGGTGCGGGCCGCGCACCAGATCGCCGACCGCTACCCCGACGCCCAGCTGTTCCTGGACCTGCACGCGCACACCGAGGACCAGCAGCCCACCGAACCGGCCGCCGCGCTGCACACCCTGCTGCGCTCGATGGGCGTGCCAGGGGAGAAGATCCCGCACGAGCTCCAGGCGCGGGCCGGGCTGTGGCGGCGGCACCTGGCCGGGAAGCGGGCGCTGGTGGTGCTGGACAACGCGGCCAGCGCGGCCCAGGTCCGCCCGCTGCTGCCGGGCAACCCGGAGTGCCTGGTGCTGATCACCAGCAGGCACCGGCTGACCGACCTGGAGGCCGCGCACATCCTCTCCCTGGACGTGCTGCCCGACGGCGACGCCACCGCCCTGTTCGCCCGGATCGCCGGGTCCGAGCGGGCCACCGCCGAACCAGCGGCGGTGGCCGAGGTGGTCGCGCTGTGCGGCGCGCTGCCGCTGGCCATCCGGATCGCCGCGGCCCGGCTGCGCAGCAGGCCCAGCTGGACGGTGGAGCACCTGGCCGCGCGGCTGCGCGACGAGCGGCGGCGGCTGGGTGAGCTGACCGCGGGCGATGTCGGGGTGGCGGCCGCGTTCGCGCTGTCCTACCAGCAGCTCTCCCCCGCCCGGCAGCGGCTGTTCCGGCTGCTCGGCCTGCACCCCGGCGCGGAGTTCGACGCCTGGGCCGCCACCGCGCTCACCGACGGCGACCCCGAGGAGGTGGAGCAGGGCCTGGAGGACCTGGTCGACGTGCACCTGCTCCAGCAGCCCGCGCCCGGCCGCTACCGCTTCCACGACCTGTGCCGCGCGCACGCCCGCCAGCTGCTCACCTGCGGCGAGCCGGAGGCCGAGCGGCAGGCCGCGCTGGAGCGGCTGTGCGAGTTCTACCGGCACAGCACCGCGGCGGCGATGAACACCCTGGTCCCGGTGGACAAGCACCTGCGCACCGACTCACCCGCCCCCGACCGGCCGGGCCCCGAGCTGGGCACCCGCGCGCTGGCCGGGGTGTGGCTGGAACGTGAGCGCGGCAACCTGATCACCACCGCGATCCACTGCGCGCCGGAGCACGCCGCCTACCTCTCCGCCGCGCTCCAGCACTACCTCAACTTCCGCGGCTACTACGACGACGGCCACGCCTTGCACAGCAAGGTGATCGCGCACGCGCGCGCGAGCGGCGACGAGGCGCTGGAGGGCCAGGCGCAGTACCGGCTCGGCTACGTCTACTGGTGGCAGGGCCGGTACCCGCTGGCATTGGAGCACTTGACCAAGGCGCTCGTCCTGGCCGAATCAGCGGGTCTGGTCGGCGTGCAGGGCTACGCGCAGGCCGGGCTGGGCTTCACCCACCGGCGGCTGGGCAGGCACGAGCAGGCGCTCCGGCACTTCCAGCACGCGCTGGCCGCGGCCGAGCAGGCTGGCGATGTCAGCCTCCAGGGCCACGTGCTCACCGGCCTCGGCCACACCTACCCGGCTCTGGGCCGCGCCGAGGAGGCGCTGACGCACCTGCGGCGCGCGGTCGCGCTGGCCGAGGAGACCGGCGACCGGCAGGTGGAGATCGGCGCGCGGATCGGCCTCGGCGCGGGCTACCGGGGGCTGGGCCGCCGCGGTGACGCGCTGGCGGAGCTGCGGCTGGCGCTGGCCGCCGCCGAGGACACCGGTGACCGGGGACTGCGCGGCTACGCGCTGCGCAACCTGGGCGATGTCTGCTTCGACACCGGCGAGCTGGCGGATGCGCGCGAGCACTACCAGCAGGCGCTGACCCTGGCCAGGGAGATCGCCAGCCCCGGCCACGAGTCCGAGGCGCTGCTCGGCCTGGGCCAGACCGCGTTGCGCGGCGGGCTGTTCGAGCTGGCCCTGGACTACGCGCGCCGGTCGGAGGCGCTGGCCGCCGAGGTGGGCGATGCCTACCAGCGGGCCTGCGCGCACCGCTGCCTGGCCCGGATCCAGCAGGGCCTGGACCGCCCGGCCGACGCGCACCGGCACTGGCGGCAGGCGCTGGCCCTGTTCGCCGAGCTGGGCATGCGCGAGGCCGAGGAGGTGCGCGGCGAACTGGCCAAGCTGGACGCCGAACGCGCCGAGTAG
- a CDS encoding EamA family transporter: protein MIALGLLTVAALCHAGWNLLVKSAPQQGPEFVWLYSVIAAPASLGLLGWALANGTVLPSVWPALVSMVLHTAYAVVLHQAYRAGEFSVVYPVSRGTPPVLVTMATIPWAGWPRLQAWCGIGLVLGGVLALDRVWQRQRVARGTLLGLGVAACSCAYTLWDTYAVNQLGAQVLPYLAVANLGQVVLLSAVVRLRRRPVRPVLTHWRRALPIAVLAPASYGLVLVAMSLEPVSAVATGRTLNVVLGVLLGVLVLRERLTAWRIAGLVAVAGGVLLVSL, encoded by the coding sequence GTGATTGCTCTGGGGTTGTTGACGGTGGCCGCGCTGTGCCACGCAGGGTGGAACCTGCTGGTCAAGTCCGCGCCACAGCAGGGACCGGAGTTCGTCTGGCTGTACTCGGTGATCGCCGCGCCCGCCTCGCTCGGGCTGCTGGGCTGGGCGCTGGCCAACGGGACGGTGCTGCCCTCGGTCTGGCCCGCGCTGGTCAGCATGGTGCTGCACACCGCCTATGCCGTGGTGTTGCACCAGGCCTACCGCGCCGGCGAGTTCTCCGTGGTCTACCCGGTCAGCCGGGGCACGCCGCCGGTGCTGGTCACCATGGCCACCATCCCGTGGGCGGGCTGGCCGCGACTCCAGGCCTGGTGCGGGATCGGGCTGGTGCTCGGCGGGGTGCTGGCGCTGGACCGGGTGTGGCAGCGGCAGAGGGTGGCGCGCGGGACGCTGCTGGGGCTGGGCGTGGCGGCGTGCAGCTGCGCCTACACGCTGTGGGACACCTACGCGGTGAACCAGCTCGGCGCCCAGGTGCTGCCCTACCTCGCGGTGGCCAACCTGGGTCAGGTGGTGCTGCTGTCGGCGGTGGTCCGGTTGCGCCGCCGCCCGGTCCGCCCGGTGCTGACGCACTGGCGGCGCGCGCTGCCGATCGCGGTGCTGGCCCCCGCGAGCTACGGCCTGGTGCTGGTGGCGATGTCGCTGGAACCGGTGAGCGCGGTGGCCACCGGCCGCACCCTGAACGTGGTGCTGGGCGTGCTGCTCGGCGTGCTGGTGCTGCGCGAACGCCTCACCGCCTGGCGGATCGCCGGTCTGGTCGCGGTCGCGGGCGGGGTGCTGCTGGTCTCGCTCTAG
- a CDS encoding carbonic anhydrase family protein — protein MLPLVAVAAMVVSPVAQSKAPATQSPVNVVPGAIQIDPSHPKLDVTYGHSELVLKYIQKDADKPNGCQTRDHEETEQADVRPGAGFVTAGGVRFDLIQFHFHTPAEHQFNGRRDPLEMHLVHRSAAGKLLVIGVPLRVGGHSVVDTVLAKLAPECGAQVRIPSIDLNTLLPHNRHTLRYEGSLTTFPFDEGVQWYLTTEKTVSAATLARFQGLFNHGNSREPQPLNGRKFTEVGLI, from the coding sequence GTGCTGCCGCTCGTGGCCGTCGCCGCCATGGTGGTCAGCCCGGTCGCTCAGTCCAAGGCGCCTGCCACGCAGAGCCCGGTCAACGTGGTGCCGGGGGCTATCCAGATCGACCCGAGCCACCCGAAGTTAGATGTCACCTACGGACACTCCGAACTGGTCCTGAAGTACATCCAGAAGGACGCGGACAAGCCCAACGGCTGCCAGACCCGCGACCACGAGGAAACCGAGCAGGCGGATGTCCGGCCGGGCGCCGGATTTGTCACCGCGGGCGGTGTCCGTTTTGACCTGATCCAGTTCCATTTCCACACCCCGGCCGAGCACCAGTTCAACGGCCGCCGCGACCCGCTGGAAATGCACCTGGTGCACCGCAGCGCCGCGGGCAAGCTGCTGGTGATCGGCGTGCCGCTGCGGGTGGGCGGGCACTCGGTGGTGGACACCGTGCTGGCCAAGCTGGCCCCGGAGTGCGGCGCGCAGGTGCGCATCCCCAGCATCGACCTGAACACGCTGCTGCCGCACAACCGGCACACCCTGCGCTACGAGGGCTCGCTGACCACCTTCCCGTTCGACGAGGGTGTGCAGTGGTACCTGACCACCGAGAAGACCGTCAGCGCCGCCACCCTGGCCCGGTTCCAGGGCCTGTTCAACCACGGCAACTCGCGTGAGCCGCAGCCGCTCAACGGCCGCAAGTTCACCGAGGTCGGCCTGATCTGA
- the aroQ gene encoding gamma subclass chorismate mutase AroQ, with amino-acid sequence MRLRRLALLASVLLGALTVGGPAAMAATPVTATVEARGLGPLTELVIQRLLVGDLVAAAKFGTGKTIDDPVREQQVLDAVRAKAGPLGLDPEVSVRFFQDQITANKAVQRGLFAFWTRHPDRAPTTRPDLAVIRQRLDELTTRLLAELVSTKDTRRPDLRCRVLLLEAELTGGLRHRLDQLHRRALDTGTQSIC; translated from the coding sequence ATGCGCCTCCGCCGCCTCGCGCTGCTCGCCTCGGTCCTGCTCGGCGCGCTCACCGTGGGCGGCCCGGCCGCGATGGCCGCCACCCCGGTCACCGCGACGGTCGAGGCCCGCGGGCTCGGCCCGCTGACCGAGCTGGTGATCCAGCGGCTGCTGGTCGGCGACCTGGTGGCCGCCGCGAAGTTCGGCACCGGCAAGACGATCGACGATCCGGTGCGCGAGCAGCAGGTGCTGGACGCCGTGCGCGCCAAGGCAGGCCCACTCGGCCTGGACCCGGAGGTCTCGGTCCGCTTCTTCCAGGACCAGATCACCGCGAACAAGGCGGTCCAGCGCGGCCTGTTCGCCTTCTGGACCCGGCACCCGGACCGCGCGCCCACCACCCGGCCGGACCTCGCGGTGATCCGGCAGCGCCTCGACGAGCTGACCACCAGACTGCTCGCCGAGCTGGTGTCCACAAAGGACACTCGACGCCCAGACCTGCGCTGCCGGGTACTGCTGCTGGAGGCCGAGCTGACCGGCGGGCTCCGGCACCGTCTGGACCAGCTGCACCGGCGCGCGCTGGACACCGGGACCCAGTCGATCTGCTGA
- a CDS encoding GTP cyclohydrolase II — protein MYTQAFSDTEIAESDLVTRRGRFRAIAFWADGHEHLALVYGCARDRADVLVRVHSECLTGDILGAMRCECGEQLNGALDAIVREGSGVLVYLRGHEGRGIGLVAKVRTHVLQDEQGLDTLDSATELGLPVDTRDYGPAAKVLRHLRIRSVRLLSNNPDKFQALAAHGIPVVARVPLVMPANRHNIGYLTAKRDRLGHDLPQVEVFGEPQKERC, from the coding sequence ATGTACACACAAGCCTTCAGCGACACCGAGATCGCCGAATCCGACCTGGTCACGCGGCGCGGCAGGTTCCGGGCCATCGCGTTCTGGGCGGACGGCCACGAGCACCTGGCGCTGGTCTACGGCTGCGCGCGGGACCGGGCGGACGTGTTGGTGCGCGTGCACTCGGAGTGCCTGACCGGGGACATCCTGGGCGCCATGCGCTGCGAGTGCGGCGAGCAGCTCAACGGCGCGCTGGACGCGATCGTGCGCGAGGGCAGCGGGGTGCTGGTCTACCTGCGCGGCCACGAGGGCCGGGGCATCGGCCTGGTGGCCAAGGTCCGCACGCACGTGCTGCAGGACGAGCAGGGCCTGGACACCCTGGACTCGGCCACCGAGCTCGGCCTGCCGGTGGACACCAGGGACTACGGACCGGCCGCGAAGGTGTTGCGGCACCTGCGGATCCGCTCGGTGCGCCTGCTGTCGAACAACCCGGACAAGTTCCAGGCCCTGGCGGCCCACGGCATCCCGGTGGTGGCCAGGGTTCCGCTGGTGATGCCGGCCAACCGGCACAACATCGGCTACCTGACCGCCAAACGCGACCGGCTCGGCCACGACCTGCCCCAGGTCGAGGTCTTCGGCGAGCCGCAGAAGGAGCGCTGCTAG
- a CDS encoding TetR/AcrR family transcriptional regulator has translation MVADDLREQLLGAAAELLDQDGVEAVTIRETARRCGVSHGAPRRHFPSRTSLLGHLATRVAGELGAALDRTDEQPDQLARAYLDFAAARPHAFDLLLRHDLLEASGANLRSTMIPLVGRWCAAWRSAHPADTEEDALARLVAVHGIASLVSHQAHRAIALDVAALVTRVLRPDTT, from the coding sequence ATGGTGGCGGACGATCTCCGGGAACAGCTGCTCGGCGCGGCCGCCGAACTGCTCGACCAGGACGGCGTGGAGGCGGTGACCATCCGGGAGACCGCCCGGCGTTGCGGCGTCTCGCACGGCGCGCCCCGCCGCCACTTCCCCTCGCGCACCAGCCTGCTGGGCCACCTGGCCACCCGCGTGGCCGGTGAGCTCGGCGCCGCGCTGGACCGCACCGACGAGCAACCGGACCAGCTCGCCCGCGCCTACCTCGACTTCGCCGCCGCGCGCCCGCACGCCTTCGACCTGCTGCTGCGGCACGACCTGCTGGAGGCATCCGGCGCGAACCTGCGCTCGACGATGATCCCGCTGGTCGGCCGCTGGTGCGCGGCCTGGCGGTCGGCGCACCCCGCGGACACCGAGGAGGACGCGCTGGCCCGCCTGGTCGCGGTGCACGGCATCGCCTCGCTGGTCTCACACCAGGCGCACCGGGCGATCGCCCTGGACGTAGCTGCACTGGTAACGCGCGTGCTGCGCCCGGACACCACCTAG
- a CDS encoding isochorismatase family protein: MTKIDPATTALVLVDLQRRIIALPTTPHPGSAVLANAIRLRDAFRAAGAPIVLVQAHRPNVEQPEGSELDPALTPAEGEELVTKHTIGGFYGTGLDAHLRALGVRTVVFGGIATEMGVESTLRAAADHGYETVAAADAMTGMSALAHESALTVVFPRFGEVLSTEEIVAALG; this comes from the coding sequence ATGACGAAGATCGACCCCGCCACCACGGCCCTGGTACTGGTGGACCTCCAGCGCCGGATCATCGCACTGCCCACCACCCCGCACCCCGGCTCCGCGGTGCTGGCCAACGCGATCCGGCTGCGCGATGCCTTCCGCGCCGCCGGTGCGCCGATCGTGCTGGTGCAGGCCCACCGCCCGAACGTCGAGCAGCCAGAGGGCAGCGAGCTCGATCCGGCGCTGACCCCGGCCGAGGGTGAGGAGCTGGTCACCAAGCACACCATCGGCGGCTTCTACGGCACCGGGCTGGACGCCCACCTGCGCGCGCTGGGGGTGCGCACGGTGGTCTTCGGCGGGATCGCCACCGAGATGGGGGTGGAGTCCACGCTGCGCGCCGCGGCCGACCACGGGTACGAGACGGTGGCGGCGGCGGATGCGATGACCGGCATGTCCGCGCTCGCGCACGAGTCGGCGCTCACCGTGGTCTTCCCGCGGTTCGGCGAGGTGCTCAGCACCGAGGAGATCGTGGCCGCGCTGGGCTGA
- a CDS encoding class I SAM-dependent methyltransferase yields MTIRGHRDVTAEAVGAYYDQITEFIDGDLGGSFHVGYWAGLPYGTPVQEAAQRMTALMIDKLAVRPGQRVLDVGCGTGRPALELARATGAEVVGVNVSRRQLDLAERNAAEAGLSERVRFEFADATDLPYPAESFDGVWLFESLFHMPDQAKVLRQLAEVLRPGGRLVIADLVQLVPLTEEQNQELRETWALNSIAAIHPLAAYPALLAESGLELVESLDITEDSLRGTFRGLQAEHDAYVAANGELPEEADAGVDNGWAKLAVTPEIGYAVVVAGKPSPTVGG; encoded by the coding sequence ATGACGATCCGCGGCCACCGCGACGTCACCGCCGAGGCGGTTGGCGCGTACTACGACCAGATCACCGAGTTCATCGACGGCGATCTCGGCGGCAGTTTCCACGTCGGCTACTGGGCCGGTCTGCCCTACGGCACCCCGGTGCAGGAGGCCGCGCAGCGGATGACCGCGCTGATGATCGACAAGCTCGCGGTGCGGCCTGGTCAGCGGGTGCTCGACGTGGGCTGCGGCACCGGCCGTCCCGCGCTGGAGCTGGCCAGGGCCACCGGCGCGGAGGTGGTCGGCGTCAACGTCAGCCGCCGCCAGCTCGACCTGGCCGAGCGCAACGCCGCCGAGGCCGGGCTCAGCGAGCGGGTGCGGTTCGAGTTCGCCGACGCGACCGACCTGCCGTACCCGGCGGAGTCCTTCGACGGGGTGTGGCTGTTCGAGTCCCTGTTCCACATGCCCGACCAGGCCAAGGTGCTCCGGCAGCTGGCCGAGGTGCTGCGGCCCGGCGGCCGGCTGGTGATCGCCGACCTGGTGCAGCTGGTGCCGCTGACCGAGGAGCAGAACCAGGAGCTGCGCGAGACCTGGGCGCTCAACAGCATCGCGGCCATCCACCCGCTGGCCGCCTACCCGGCGCTGCTGGCCGAGAGCGGGCTGGAGCTGGTGGAGTCGCTGGACATCACCGAGGACTCGCTGCGCGGCACCTTCCGCGGCCTGCAGGCCGAGCACGACGCCTACGTGGCCGCCAACGGGGAGCTGCCGGAGGAGGCCGACGCCGGGGTGGACAACGGCTGGGCCAAGCTCGCGGTCACCCCCGAGATCGGCTATGCCGTTGTGGTGGCAGGGAAACCGTCCCCTACTGTCGGCGGGTGA
- a CDS encoding DUF2630 family protein — protein sequence MAEKDILGTIDELVAEERELRGHGGGLSEADRARLKSLEQQLDQCWDLLRQRRAAAEFGQDPDEASTRPADEVQRYLQ from the coding sequence GTGGCGGAGAAGGACATCCTCGGCACCATCGACGAGCTGGTCGCCGAGGAACGGGAGCTGCGCGGGCACGGCGGCGGGCTGTCCGAGGCCGACCGCGCCCGGCTGAAGTCCCTGGAACAGCAGCTGGACCAGTGCTGGGACCTGTTGCGGCAGCGGCGGGCGGCGGCGGAGTTCGGCCAGGACCCCGACGAGGCGAGCACCCGGCCCGCCGACGAGGTGCAGCGCTACCTTCAGTAG